The genomic segment GCGCATTGCAAACAACCCCGCTACAAAAAGAGCTATGATTGAGACTATGAATGGGATTAGGAGAAACATAGGACAAAAAGTTAAAATTTAAAAGTCAAAAGTCAAAATGACAATGAAAAATTCAAAAATTTAGCATGTACTTTTTACTTTTGAATTATGATTTTGCATTTTGAGATTTGAGTTTTGACTTAATCTATATTTAAATCCTTAAATTAAGTTATTTTTCTTCATTTTTTTCAGACATATTAGTCTCTTCCTTCACATCTTCTGCTTCTTCAATCTTCTCTTCTGGTTTTCCCTCGGTCTCGACGGGTGCATCTTCCTCTGCAGTCTCCGTGCTTCCCTTAATCTCCCCGGTCTCTTTTGATTTTATATCAATTTTACTATTTGTTAATTTTGCGGCAAGGCGCACATTCTGCCCTTCGCGTCCGATTGCTAGAGACAATTGATCTTCTACCACGGTAACAAGCGCCCGTCCATTCTCAAGCTTCACATCTAGTACCTTGGCTGGAGAAAGAGCCGCTGATATGAATGCGGCCGGTTCGCTCTTCCACTCTATAATATCAATTTTCTCACCCCCAAGTTCATGAATGACTGCCGCAACACGCGTGCCGCGCTGGCCAACGCATGAGCCGATTGGGTCAACACCATCTTCAAGAGACGCTACTGCTATTTTTGTTCTATCGCCCGCTTCACGCGCGATAGCTTTAATCTCTACCGAACCGCCAGAAATTTCCGGCACCTCAAGCTCAAATAATCGCGCTACAAATTTTGGATGCGAGCGTGACAAATACACCTGCGGCCCTTTTGGCCCAGATTCAATTCCTAGTACATAGAAACGCATACGCTCACCGATACGATAGCGTTCACGCGCCACCTGATCTTTTGGCAAGACAATACCGATTGTTTTGCCAATATCAACAAACACGTACGGCCCCTCCATGCGCTGAACGACACCGCTGATAATTTGGTCTGTCTTTGATTCAAATTCGGTATAAATAGATTCTCGCTCCGCTTCACGAATGCGCTGAATAACAACCTGTTTTGCGGTCTGCGCGGCTACACGACCAAAATCTTCTCTGGTTTCAAGCGGGAAAATCATTTCTTGTCCCAACTCAACATTAGGGTCAATTTGTTTTGCCTCTTCAATCATAATGTGCTTTTCCGGATTAAAGCGAATTTTATGCGGCACCGCCTCCTCGCCTTCCTTGGTAAACACTTCCTCTTCTTCCGGCTGGTATGCTTCGCCACTCTCCAAGGCCGCTTGTCTCGCGGCCTCAATTTCCTCTTCGGTTTTAATCATCGTTTCATCCACCACGATTTTTACCTGCCATACTTCCATTTTGCCAGTTTCGGGATCAAACTTCGCCCGCACTATCTGCCCGCGCTCACCGTAATCCTTTTTGTAGGCAGCTGCAATAGCCATTTCAATGGCTTCCAAAACTTGATCAACTTTTATTCCTTTTTCCTCTGCAATCTGTGATAGTGCAGAGCTTAATGCGCGAAGATCCATATGTAATAAAATTAAAAGATAAAAGTCAGAAGTTAAACATTACGGTGACTTTTAACTTTTAATTTTTGACTTTTAATTTAAAAATCCGCACTCTTGCGAGCCGGATTCAATCGTTCAATCGATTATAACGCCATAATAGCAGATACAAAATAATCAGTCAATACCGACATTCAAAATGGGTATATATAACAAAAACGCCTATAGACACCAGATTGAAACCCGCAGGGCAAATGTGTCACCACCAAAAATACCAGAACCAACACCCTGCGAACATGATGTTGCTCCTTGGCACGCTGCTACCGGAATGCTTTTAATAACCGCGTCCCAAGCCATTCGTTCCGCACCAACAATACCATAACTTCCACCAGTAACAACCGCGGACCCACGTCCAGCAGCGGCAATGGTTTTCCCCGCAG from the Candidatus Spechtbacteria bacterium genome contains:
- the nusA gene encoding transcription termination/antitermination protein NusA, with the translated sequence MDLRALSSALSQIAEEKGIKVDQVLEAIEMAIAAAYKKDYGERGQIVRAKFDPETGKMEVWQVKIVVDETMIKTEEEIEAARQAALESGEAYQPEEEEVFTKEGEEAVPHKIRFNPEKHIMIEEAKQIDPNVELGQEMIFPLETREDFGRVAAQTAKQVVIQRIREAERESIYTEFESKTDQIISGVVQRMEGPYVFVDIGKTIGIVLPKDQVARERYRIGERMRFYVLGIESGPKGPQVYLSRSHPKFVARLFELEVPEISGGSVEIKAIAREAGDRTKIAVASLEDGVDPIGSCVGQRGTRVAAVIHELGGEKIDIIEWKSEPAAFISAALSPAKVLDVKLENGRALVTVVEDQLSLAIGREGQNVRLAAKLTNSKIDIKSKETGEIKGSTETAEEDAPVETEGKPEEKIEEAEDVKEETNMSEKNEEK